In a single window of the Phoenix dactylifera cultivar Barhee BC4 unplaced genomic scaffold, palm_55x_up_171113_PBpolish2nd_filt_p 000207F, whole genome shotgun sequence genome:
- the LOC103719062 gene encoding uncharacterized protein LOC103719062 isoform X3, protein MASATLLASPKTTPHPSPFLQQGKGRDAVYVAAVPLRAAKGPSQMLMSAAYSLGLWDLQHFMVIIKPDPSRPQAFVFDFQPQDPENVYTAVAALSGWKIPGVIRRRTLRRIPISRCWFVGFSINDGVDSAIKFNEVWSTDLIVGKRDCRHYTNGV, encoded by the exons ATGGCTTCTGCGACGCTCTTGGCTTCGCCAAAAACCACTCCTCATCCTTCTCCTTTTCTGCAACAGGGCAAGGGCAGAGACGCCGTGTACGTGGCGGCAGTGCCACTGAGAGCGGCCAAGGGCCCCTCCCAGATGCTCATGTCTGCAGCTTACTCTCTCGGCCTCTGGGATCTGCAGCACTTCATGGTCATCATAAAGCCCGACCCTTCTCGCCCTCAG GCATTTGTTTTCGATTTTCAACCTCAAGATCCTGAAAATGTTTATACAGCAGTTGCAGCTCTATCTGGGTGGAAAATTCCAG GAGTTATCCGCAGGAGGACATTGAGAAGGATACCTATAAGTAGATGCTGGTTTGTTGGATTTTCTATAAATGATGGTGTAGATTCTGCCATCAAATTTAATGAAGTCTGGTCAACTGATCTGATTGTTGGTAAACGCGACTGTCGCCATTACACCAATG
- the LOC103719062 gene encoding uncharacterized protein LOC103719062 isoform X2, producing MASATLLASPKTTPHPSPFLQQGKGRDAVYVAAVPLRAAKGPSQMLMSAAYSLGLWDLQHFMVIIKPDPSRPQAFVFDFQPQDPENVYTAVAALSGWKIPGVIRRRTLRRIPISRCWFVGFSINDGVDSAIKFNEVWSTDLIVGKRDCRHYTNGLVEHLTGEPHALECLRETSNG from the exons ATGGCTTCTGCGACGCTCTTGGCTTCGCCAAAAACCACTCCTCATCCTTCTCCTTTTCTGCAACAGGGCAAGGGCAGAGACGCCGTGTACGTGGCGGCAGTGCCACTGAGAGCGGCCAAGGGCCCCTCCCAGATGCTCATGTCTGCAGCTTACTCTCTCGGCCTCTGGGATCTGCAGCACTTCATGGTCATCATAAAGCCCGACCCTTCTCGCCCTCAG GCATTTGTTTTCGATTTTCAACCTCAAGATCCTGAAAATGTTTATACAGCAGTTGCAGCTCTATCTGGGTGGAAAATTCCAG GAGTTATCCGCAGGAGGACATTGAGAAGGATACCTATAAGTAGATGCTGGTTTGTTGGATTTTCTATAAATGATGGTGTAGATTCTGCCATCAAATTTAATGAAGTCTGGTCAACTGATCTGATTGTTGGTAAACGCGACTGTCGCCATTACACCAATG GATTGGTTGAACACCTAACTGGAGAACCACATGCCCTGGAGTGTCTAAGAGAAACTTCCAATGGCTAA